The window GCCTTCTCACTGTGCTGAAGACCTGACCCCATACTGTTGAGCTATAGGGCCTTCTCACTGTGCTGAAGATCTGACCTTATACTGTGAGCTATAGGGCCTTCTCACTGTGCTGAAGATCTGGCCCCATACTGTGAGCTACAGGGCCAGAACAGGACCAGAGAGACGTGAATGGATGCATTAGGCATATTCATATTCCTCCTAACAATAGGAGGCATTTGAATCAACAGGATGGAGCTGGGCAGCCTGGCACCCCTGTCTGGCCTGATTTGCATGCCCGCCTGTGATCGAGTGCCTCGTGTGCTGGTCCAGGCTCCTAGCGTGTTACAAGTTCCAGGTGGGATATAACAGGTGCCCGCCGACAGTTAGACCACAGGCAGACAGTCAGCATCTCGCCTTCGGGGCAGGGTGTGGTAGATCTCCTTTTCCAAACCCCCCCCACCGTGTCCTGGTTTGCCATTTCAGTTTTCGGGACATAAAAGCCAGCCCGCCAAGATTACCAGCAGGGATCGATCCGAGTATCCAAAGTCCTGAAAGGAGTGCCCATCCAACTGATCTTGCCAACATAGCTTTTCAGTTGAGCTTTGAGTTAAAATGGTTCTttgctctttctctttctcattGATCTTTTATTGTTCTCGGTTCATTACGACTTTcctcatttctgtttctttctttttcaagcaTAAATGGACATTTATGTCGCCTTACTGCATTACCGTGTTTTCCCTGTATCTCTTCATTTTAAGATGTGATTTTTCCGCGtggtttgtaaagcactttgagccgCTGCCTGGACGAAAGGTGCTCGATAAAgagagtttattattattattattttcgaACGGCTTGATCCAGTCCAGGGTCGCCGGGGAGCCAgatgcctatcccagcaagcaatgggcgctaggcagggtacaccctgggcaggacgccagtccatcacgggacacacacatacacccaACACTCCCGCCAGGGCTAATTGAAGAAACTCATGCAAgcttggggagaacatgcaaactccccccAGACCgtacctcaggaattgaacccagggcctttGCCACAACAATCCGAAGGGGTGGGCATTTGGTTTTAACCCGTGGGGGGGCCGGGATTGAGCGCCAGTTTGAGACGCGTGACTCTACAGACGATCGTTCCCTAATCAACGCTACAGTACAGGAGCCAAAGTCAGACGTGGTTCAGCAAAGATGAAGATGGTGGCGGCTGAAGATGGTCCCTTGAACCATTTTGAGAGTACCGCCAACCCGGCTTTCCGACGAACGACACGCTACGAAACCGCCTGGCGTGTCGCGTTATAAATCCTGTCCCGAAACCTCCCGACGGGACACAGGGCCCAGCTACGGAGCTTTTTTCCACATCCATCATgaaccaaaaaaagaaaatacaatcagaATGTTAGAGGAGTTACATTTTCCGATATTTCTCAAAAatcaccaaaaatattttttctccgcTTTATTagaaaattccttttttttgtgtgggggggggtggcACTGTCCCCTAATACCCCACCTTAGCAATGGCTGAGCCCCGTGAGGATTATGACGAAGTTTATTTGACATCCCGTGAAGGCATCAGCAATAAAACGAAGAGGCCGCGGTCACACAGCGAAATCTGAGAAGTTAGAGCATTTAAGACGTCGAACAGGAAACATTAAGCATCCCATCCATGTGGCTACAGCTAAGtccatcaataataataataaactttattttatatagcgcctttaaaggtggctcctcaaagcgccttacagaatgacaacaacaataaataagaagaacacaccagataaaacacaatgacaatacacagaggagaccgtggatggtggtactaaaaaaagcagaggggtgaagaatggaaccagttcagtaaaggctcttctgaagaagagggtttggagtctggatttgaaggagtttagagaaggtgactctctgatatccttgggaagagagttccagagcttgggggcataacaggagaaggccctgtcgcccctacaatgtagacgggcttcaagggacagtaaggagagcagaattcgaagagtgaaggttgcgaggtggggagtagggcgataatagctctgacaggtactgaggtgccaaaccatgcagagccttgtaggtgagcatgaggaatttgaccggaagccagtgcaaggacttcaggacaggagtaatgtgaacacttgcactagacctggtcaggattctggctgctgaattttggacatactgcagcttgttcagagtagatttagataccccagcaaatagagcattacagtaggcgattcgagagaacacaaatgtgttctcTCGAATAAGGAAACAGCAGGTCGAGATCCTCCGACTCACTGGTACCTGTCTTCCGTCCGTACATTAAGGAATCTATTTTAAATACTCTCCCAGGCACCAGATCAGATGTGCCTCCACTCTTCCATCTGAAATCGGATTTCGTCACAGGTGCGTTCCGACCTTAAAAATCGGTCCGGGGCTTCAccaaaagcttaaaaaaaaacggaacACCTGAGCGATCGGATTCCCCGGGGGGAAAACGAATCGATTTCGATGATCGTCGCAAAATCCAGGGAACCAGAAGTTCGGATTGAAATCGGGAGAGGAAAACCTCCCCCCAAAAAGACCCCCAATTAAAGCTAACTGACTGTAAAAGAAAACTAAGCAAACTTGATAGACTGGAACCGGGGGGGAAAAAGGTGGTCTAAACGATAAAGCCgtacccccccaaaaaaaacaaagtctgcACCTCTCTACACTAACCAAACCGAAACGAAGACAAAAAGAAACGCACAACACGTCTTTTCCTCCCCTCCCATCCCCAAAAAACCACACACCGCTCCACTCTCTCCGTCCCCCATCTCCGATCTCTCGTCTTCCCCTTATAAAACGCTCCCGCCTCGTggtcttaattaattaattggcaGCGCCTGGAGGAAAGAGGAGAAAGCAATTCGAAACAAGAAGAGATGACGCTCCCAATTAAGGCCCGTAACGAGGGTggtatttttcttttgcaggtCCGCCGGGACGCACCAGTTCGCCGCTCGCGGGTCGACGCCGGCCCGCGCCCCAGCGCCGCCGGAAACTGCAAGCCCGGATCGCGCAAGTTCCCGCCTCCTCGCCCCGACGCCACCAGCGGCCCGGTACCGCGGCGATCCGATTCCCCCTCGCCCCTTGTTCTAAGGGGGGACCGGAAGGCCGGGCCCGTTCCCGTTCTGCGGTTTTATTCCCCCCAACTTCCTCGGGACCCCGGACCCCTCGGCGTCCCCTGTTCCCGGGGGATGACGGGTGGACGGGCCGGGCCTCGGGTGACCCTTCCCCGTCGAGTCGTGCTCCGGATCCCCTAGCCGGGAGCAGATCCCAGATCCCACCCCGCCGGGCCGATCCCAGGGAAATGTCGGCCAAGGCGCCCATCTACCTGAAAAGGGGCAGCCGCAAGGGGAAGAAGGAGAAGCTCCGGGACCTGCTGTCCTCGGACATGATCAGCCCCCCCCTGGGCGACTTCCGGCACACCATCCACATCGGCAGCGGCGGCGGGGAGGGCGACCTCTTCGGGGACCTGTCCTTCCTGCAGGGCAAGTTCCACCTGCTGCCCGGCCGGCAGCGTCCCGGCGAGGGCGCCTTCGAGTTCGCCCGCACCGCCAGCGTCTGCGGGGGGCACCCcgtctccccctcctcctcctcctcctcgtccgaGAGCTCGCCCCTCCTGAAGAACGCCATCTCGCTGCCCGTCATCGGCGGCGTCCAGGCCCTGACGCTACCCGCCGCCCAGCCCCCGCCCAAGCCCCCCCGCCTGCACCTGGACGAGAGGCCGGCCCCCCCACCCTCTCCTCCCGTCCCCGAGCCGCTCTCCTCCTCCGAAGAGCCCCCCCTGTCCCACGCCGGCTCCCTGCTCTCCCTCCACCTGGACCTGGGGCCCTCCATCCTAGAGGACGTCCTGCAGATCATGGACAAGCACCGGCTGGGGGGGGTGACCGGCGGCTGCCTGCCCAGCGGCCGGCAGGAGATCTTCACCTGAGAGGacgcccccccccaccccccaaccCGCGAGGCTCGTACCGTCCCTTAGACGACCGAGCGTGACCGTAGAGTAGGCGAGAGCTCCGATTCCCCTTCCGGGTGTAGCGAGACCGACGTCCCCCCTGCGGGGGTGAGCTGGGAGAGCTTTTAAAGCcccgcccccaccccctccaccaATCCCCGGCTTTGAAACCCTCCCGGTGGGAGGGGCTGACCTTTGACCCTAGACCGTGTCCCCTCCACTCCGAAAGGAGAGAGCTGGACAAGGCGGAATCTTTgccttttgggtttttttcttctgttcctgGAATGGAATTGGCGAGGTTATCGGGGGGGCGATGAACGCACTGGAGCTGCAGTTTTCGGCTGGGGCGATTTGTAGCATTACCAGATGCAGGATTCGCTGGACGTCATGCTCACCCAGAACACTTTTCTACGGCCCTTACAAGCAGTGGGACTCTTTGGAaaccaatgtttttcttttccgggGATCTTTAGAAACAAATTAGGACGGGTACGTCTCTCTAGCGCTGGAATGAAGTGGAGATCTGCTTATCTTTTCTACTAACTCTCCGAGAAACGAGATCGTTGCGGTTTCTTTTGATGACAACATGTTTTCTAAGAAGCACTAATATAACTTCTGAATTAAAGGAAGCAAATCAGGTTGCGCTGTATGATTTATTTTCCTGCTTATGTGTCACCCAACACCCGACTTTGTCTACAACAGCCTCGATTGTGGAGCAAACAGGACTCAAAATGGAATATTGTTTTGGGATATGTAGGAAGAAAAAGTCAGTGTAAGATCCACTCTTTCTAGATATGCATGTAAGCAATGTAGAGCTGGtcagagtaataataataataataattgcttacacttatatagcgcttttctggacactccactcaaagcactttacaggtaatggggatcccctccaccactaccagtgtgcagccccccctggatgaggcgccagtccactccccacacaccagctctcagtggggaggagagcagagtgatggagccagttcagagaggggggttattaggaggccatgatgggtaaaggccaggggggaaatttggccaggacactggggtaacacccctactcttttcgagaaacgccctgggatttttaatgaccacagagagtcaggacctcggttttacgtctcatccgaaggacggcacctgtttacagtcactatactagggcattaggacccacacagaccacagggtgagcgcccccagctggccccactaacacctcttccagcagcagcctcagctttcccaggagtctcccctccaggtactgaccaggctcccacctgctgagtctccagtggggctgccagttgtgagttgcagagtatTGCAATCAGTACTGGACTTCATTAATTGTATTAATACACACTGATACAATAGCGGCACAGTGGCGCAATGGTTAGTATTGGTTCATTGCAcctctggggctctgggttcaattctgcacctggggtgctgtctgtgtggagtttgcatgttctcttcgTCTTCATATTGGTCCcacggtccaaagacatgcgggtaggttatttggcttctgggaaatttggccctggtGTAGACAGTAGacaggtgtcccatccagggtgaagCCTGCCTTGTGcagctgcttgccaggatagactcctgCTCCCTGAATTCGATACAGGGGTTAGAAGATAGACAGGACAAGTCTATGCCACGTTTTATTCTCATGCTGAGCTCACAAACTGTCTTCAGAGCCAGGCACAATCCCAACCTCTGTGACGGCAGAGAACCGATTTAAAATTCCTGTCAGACTTGCAATGACTACTATGCCTTATAAGaaagtattaatgatgatatgAAACAGGCATAGATGACTGCCTCGTTTCTTGTCAGCCAACATCTTAATTACCCAACCCCCAAAGAAACACTAGCAAAGCAGGTGTCTGCTCTTGGTTAAGACTGGAATTATTGCACAATTATTGCTACTCTCTCGGGACATTGTCATTAAGAGAAGAGTATACCATCTTTTATCTACAGCACCAATGGAATTGCGGGAATCAAtccactgtgttttttttttttggacactttctAATCAATAGCACAGGAAATATGAATGTACTTTGTCTGCAGCACTAACAGCTGTGGCTGTTGGTTCAAAAGCGACTGTTAGcaagtcattaaaaaaatcgtttCAGAGTGGGTTTTGGACAAAGGGCTCTCTTCCAACTACCGAAGAAGGGCTTTTGTCGGAATCCCCCTAAaagaaagggtttttttttttaaagaaatcgtTTAAGCCTTGTGTATACAATACCAgtcttctgctttttttttcaggtctGTGCATGTGCACTGCAGTTCAGccaactctttaaaaaaaacctacatTTCCCAGACTTCAGTTGTAGTTTTCTCGTTTAAAAACAGTAGAATAGTTTCCTAGTGACTGATTGATACGGCAGGTAAAACAATCGTTTTAATGTTGTTTCTTCTGTAACGGTTAACTGCTGTTTGTGACAGGACGTTCCGGGATTCATCTGTATTAACTATGTTAATGTTCAACTATATCAAGCCTTTAATTAAAGCCTTCTTCCTCATAGGTGTCTTCTGTAGCTTTAGCAGAACAGCTTGTAGACCAGTCTTTTTTAACTTCAGTTTCTCTTTTAGAAGCTGCTGAGAAAGCAGGctcgtttcttttttttccccctcagcGCTTCCTTAAAGTGCTTACAGGTGTGGTCGTGAATTAATTAAGAGTATCAGTGAATACCACTGATGGCGAGtcaaattattgtttttgttggcCTCCGGTGACGAGCCCAGTGATCGTCATGTTTGTGTAAGTGCGCTGGAAGTTCTGCAGTTGTTTCCTAAAGTTTCGGCAGGCCTCAACTGAGCTACACTACACTAGACTATGAATTCGACGTTCTTCTGAAGCAAATGTGTCGACGCGTCTGTATTATGTAATATCCCATACTGCCTTATAAAAGAGAAAGGGTCCTAGTGTCAGTCCGGTCCATTTGCATGGGGAGGAAAAGCAAAAACACTTTGTGGCACTAATTCCAAAAATATCACAGGTCTCTGGGGAGATAGGAGACCCCAGTAGCGGTTCAGGAACTGCTATTCAGCATTCATATTCAGTGGTTTTAAATCACTGGGGCAGTGTGAGTTGACCCATTAGCCAGGTCTGCTGTTGCCTTCAGCAATGCCCGAGAGACACTTGCGACAACAGTTAGGCCTTTTGTAAAGCCACTTAAATTAGCCTTCATTTTCTCACTGAAGCACTGAAAACGtctgatcttttttttactAAGGTTTGTGGAACATGCCTACTTTGGATGGGTTGAAGCGCTCTCGTTTTGACAGGGCAGGGTAATATTCTCGTATTGGTGGAgtaaagcaaagcaaaacataATGGGAAATCACAGGAAAAGGGGGCTACAGCATTTTCAGTATCTACCTTTAGAAATTGCCGCCTCAGCTTCAAGAAAacctgactgttttttttttctgtggctgAACAGTCCGAGATTCTCGGCCGACTTGAAGTCCTTCGAGCAGAGGGCTCGAAACATCACAAAAAGATATAATTAAGCTTCCGTGATAGTTCAGGAGACAAAGGAGGCCCTGATCCAATCAGAATAGCGAATTCTAAAAGATTCCCCTAACAGTGGGTCCCTCTGTGCCTACAACCGGCACGGGACAAAAAGAAAGAGGAGAGTGGGTTTGGAATTTGCAGCCGTCGTGCCGTTTTCTTCCTTTTGAAAACGGGGGAAATTATCCGGCAGCCTCCCACTTGTGAAGGGCCAGCTGGTGAGCGTGTGGGCTTGGTGACCGGAGTCTCTGAACTGCGTGGGCGCGATCCGTTTCTCCGACACGCCCACCTGCCAACGCCGCTGGTCATGTGACCGGCCGCAAGCTCCCCAGCGCCTTGCAGGAGAGTGAGCCCCGATTGGAGGAGCCGCGCTGATGTCACTGCCGGCTCACCGGTTACCCAGCCGACGCTGCCGTCAGACCTGCCCGTGACGCTCAGGTTTTCCCGGCTGGGCTTGACCAGAAGTGGGTCACCGCCTCCCGAAACCCAGCTAGGTGGGTCACCTCCGTGACGACAGCCTGGACTCGAACCCGCAGCTTCTGGGATAAAGGGATCGGCTGGAGCCCGGAGCGAGTGGAGCACCTGTAGGTGGAGTTGTAAAGCCATCCGAGACGAGGAGAGCTCAGTTGGCACAGGTTGAGCCGGGCTCTGACTGTCAGCCAGGTGGCGGGCAGGATTCTAAAGTGAAACTAAGAGAGGGGCGATTCGAGCTGGATTTGAGCCGAACGGGAGAGATTGCAGCGCAGGGGGTAACTGAATGGTTGGTAAAtacctggttgctcttctctgcacCAATTCTGAGCACCAATATCTTTACCAGAAGGTAACGTCCTCTCGGTTTGCTCCGTCGATgcgttacagagaaattctaaAGAGACAGGGGGTCGGGTCCCTGCGAAAACCAACCCGAGGCTGTTTTTCATACCAGCAAGCTGACTCTGGGGTTAACGAGATCGGGAGGGCAGGTGATACTTCGGTCTCACTTTTGTACCCCCCTTTCTGAACGCACTGCTACAGCGCAGTTAGGGATCTATCCCACAGGCCCCCTGTCAAGCCGCTTGGCCAGCCCAAAAACCGATCTACGATGACTGAAAATGGTAAAAACAAATTGATAATtgagtgaaaatgaaaaggcaacACCTGCCACAACTTGACAACCCACAGGCAGCAGGacaaaggaattaaaaaaaaaactaaagattgAATAATACAGGCAGATGTCAATTAGTAGAGCTGTCCACCCTGAGAGTACTGGATTGTTCAGCATTATTACAGATGTATTCATGCCTGGGTGGGGATATTCCCTGACGTCACAGAAGTGCCATGCGGAAATAACGCCCATCTAAACTCGTGGCCAAAACGCACGGCCACGACCTGTGCTTTGTGACTGAGCTCTTTACCGCAGGCTTCAAGTGGCGTTCGGGGCTATCGGAGCTCTTACTGACCCTGTCGCTGAGGCCGATGCGGCGATtgagggagggggggagaggACAGTGGGGAAGCCGGCCCTCGTCTTGAGCCTACAGCTGGAGCCCGCTGTCACTGACACGAGAGGGCTTCATCTTTCTCTGTGAGCAGGATTTAGCGAGTGTGTGTATGGGAGATTATGTGACAGAGTTAgtgagtgcgtgtgtgtgtgtgtgtgagagagttaGGGATTGTGTGAGAGCGTGGGAGATTGTGTGTGTggagattgtgtgtgtgtgagagttagCGAGTGCGTGTGCagattgtgtgtgtgagtggtaGCGAGTGTGCGAGAGTTAGTGAGCGCGTGTGGCG is drawn from Lepisosteus oculatus isolate fLepOcu1 chromosome 18, fLepOcu1.hap2, whole genome shotgun sequence and contains these coding sequences:
- the cdc42ep2 gene encoding cdc42 effector protein 2 isoform X1; amino-acid sequence: MKRVRAAIETSRRYSEKRRGLTPRGIGNSSDPPTPPLLSTSTSRESRLRGGLHTKRIDVSPPAGPSALARPPSPPLPGESPDNSWFPSDRFKRPGWVRGGVRGGGRDATRRVALIRVLTLSIRTRQTAQEVTAALLLTSPPGRTSSPLAGRRRPAPQRRRKLQARIAQVPASSPRRHQRPGTAAIRFPLAPCSKGGPEGRARSRSAVLFPPTSSGPRTPRRPLFPGDDGWTGRASGDPSPSSRAPDPLAGSRSQIPPRRADPREMSAKAPIYLKRGSRKGKKEKLRDLLSSDMISPPLGDFRHTIHIGSGGGEGDLFGDLSFLQGKFHLLPGRQRPGEGAFEFARTASVCGGHPVSPSSSSSSSESSPLLKNAISLPVIGGVQALTLPAAQPPPKPPRLHLDERPAPPPSPPVPEPLSSSEEPPLSHAGSLLSLHLDLGPSILEDVLQIMDKHRLGGVTGGCLPSGRQEIFT
- the cdc42ep2 gene encoding cdc42 effector protein 2 isoform X2, whose translation is MSAKAPIYLKRGSRKGKKEKLRDLLSSDMISPPLGDFRHTIHIGSGGGEGDLFGDLSFLQGKFHLLPGRQRPGEGAFEFARTASVCGGHPVSPSSSSSSSESSPLLKNAISLPVIGGVQALTLPAAQPPPKPPRLHLDERPAPPPSPPVPEPLSSSEEPPLSHAGSLLSLHLDLGPSILEDVLQIMDKHRLGGVTGGCLPSGRQEIFT